The following coding sequences lie in one Chiroxiphia lanceolata isolate bChiLan1 chromosome 19, bChiLan1.pri, whole genome shotgun sequence genomic window:
- the AATK gene encoding serine/threonine-protein kinase LMTK1 isoform X2 codes for MGRFPAAAAAMAAAFLSPSLAFSSHFDPDGTPLSELSWSSSLAVVAVSFSGLFTFIFLMLACLCCKKGDIGFKEFENAEGDDYVTELSAQGSPAPQHGPEVYVLPLTKVSLPMAKQPGRSVQLLKSADLGRQSLLYLKEIGHGWFGKVFLGEVNSGISSTQVVVKELKASASVQDQMQFLEEAQPYRALQHTNLLQCLAQCAEVTPYLLVMEFCPLGDLKGYLRSCRGAEAMTPDLLTLQRMACEVACGVLHLHRNNYIHSDLALRNCLLTADLTVKIGDYGLSHCKYKDDYFVTADQLWVPLRWIAPELIDEVHGNLLVVDQTKASNVWSLGVTIWELFELGSQPYDHYSDRQVLAYAIKEQQLKLPKPQLKLSLSERWYEVMQFCWLQPEQRPTAEEVHLLLSYLCAKGATEAEEDFEKRWNSMKPNGSAGGSHHGPELSSFPLLEQFSADGFPSDGDDILTVMETSHGLNFEYKWEHTKTEHFQAPLGSLSPTSAARYHDLYYPATTAGLSLGVSPSCYECKAGGCPGVPAPGVVPILGAHSPSLGSEYYIRIEGPGEGSTELDYAMCTYSPAGERGPLRPPSCWRAQGGRSSGAYDSDGSPTVSLSMEPLLGHAPAGEASWECAEYYPYPCPGQEPRGYKPSPSHGAEGYLLEEEPPQPGSQDWPVPSFQPSMFTDPLGVSPPGNCTYSPGGYGVTQGQSGAPPDCVALELGEDSPPSAPHPPGASPPPQHLPWASNSSSNNIGSGSPREPPAGDSWCYRRMITFRGLMAKPLGTVPRGQPQLGGSPPGHDFLRPRQDQPPAMAGGSSSPCRSPSPRLQAWHGRDSSPCGRAQAVTLAGSPTTPWGPAAAPTPAPGAPCDAHLDESTVGGSPACSPLPHPTVGPGEATPMAGTTTPNPGLPVEPGTDSTQPTPEPAEVPAPMPTEAMAESGACATSDADRTPDKTFSSGSFPSVDEGSDEDTAELTSGVFTDFSGDYTERTEATPALRSLQKQVGTPDSLESLDIPSTASSCEVLSPGAFVPAGQARALDSGYDTENNESPEFVLKEPHEPREPEAFSQLAKPPPGLPGGEGEGPAPETRLPSALGAELHSLAEKSPYRDSAYFSDCDAEAERSPKDEGDSDGSHTPEAEEGPRSPEQDVGRGEDPLHPPGAPGSPPAVPGVAVVVPMPVAGVLKGDWEGAEDRSTPAGPTEQVPGTEQCPAGTGLVLGSPPRPDTDVCPPGSVTPKTFLLTPVPVSPGEPLAIGGAHVPEGVPGVGGALAGDKQTVPPALGPGDLGLPPEGTGVGDAPGGPSTLLLRAEPAPGLSPLPSAPERREEPEEEDEDTEDSDESDEELRCYNIQEQSEESEEEPVAVPIVVAESQSGRNLRSLLKMPSLLSESFCEDLERKKKAVSFYDDVTIYLFDQESPTRELAEQGFPEPPLPSGQPPLPSGQPPASGSPPSPTDKLGASDDSSDGNASEESGGFEWDDDFPLMPVKPPLVASLPGTPAEPPAAVPALPALVPAQKQVLPIQFSRFTVSPAPVSRFSITHVSDSDMDSIGGSSEDGDRE; via the exons aTGGGCCGcttccccgccgccgccgctgccaTGGCGGCCGCCTTCCTGAGCCCCAGCCTCGCCTTCAGCTCCCACTTCGACCCCG ACGGCACCCCCCTTAGTGAGCTCTCCTGGTCCTCCTCGCTGGCCGTCGTGGCTGTTTCCTTCTCGGGGCTCTTCACCTTCATCTTCCTCATGTTGGCCTGTCTGTGCTGCAAGAAGGGGGACATCGGCTTCAAG GAGTTTGAGAACGCCGAGGGGGATGACTACGTGACGGAGCTGTCGGCCCAGGGCTCGCCTGCCCCCCAGCATGGCCCCGAGGTCTATGTGCTGCCCCTCaccaaggtgtccctgcccatggccaaGCAGCCAGGGCGCTCAG TGCAGCTCCTCAAGTCGGCAGACCTGGGGCGGCAGAGCCTCCTGTACCTGAAGGAGATCGGGCATGGCTGGTTTGGCAAG GTGTTCCTGGGGGAAGTGAACTCGGGCATCAGCAGCACCCAGGTGGTGGTGAAGGAGCTGAAGGCGAGTGCCAGCGTGCAGGACCAGATGCAGTTCCTGGAGGAAGCACAGCCCTACAG AGCCCTCCAGCACACCAacctgctgcagtgcctggccCAGTGTGCCGAGGTCACGCCGTACCTGCTGGTGATGGAGTTCTGCCCGCTG GGTGACCTGAAGGGGTACCTGCGGAGCTGCCGGGGGGCCGAGGCCATGACCCCGGACCTGCTGACCCTGCAGAGGATGGCGTGTGAGGTGGCCTGCGGCGTCCTGCACCTGCACAGGAACAACTACATCCACAG CGACCTGGCCCTGCGGAACTGCCTCCTCACCGCCGACCTCACCGTCAAGATCGGGGACTACGGGCTCTCGCACTGCAAGTACAAA GATGATTACTTCGTGACGGCCGACCAGCTGTGGGTGCCGCTGCGCTGGATCGCGCCCGAGCTCATCGACGAGGTCCACGGCAACCTGCTCGTGGTGGACCAGACCAAGGCCAGCAACGTCTG GTCGCTGGGCGTCACCATCTGGGAGCTGTTTGAGCTGGGCAGCCAACCCTACGACCACTACTCGGACCGGCAAGTGCTGGCCTATGCCAtcaaggagcagcagctgaagctgcCCAAGCCGCAGCTGAAGCTCTCGCTGTCAGAGCGCTG GTACGAGGTGATGCAGttctgctggctgcagcctgaGCAGCGCCCGACGGCGGAGGAGGTGCACCTGCTGCTGTCCTACCTGTGTGCCAAAGGGGCCACGGAGGCCGAGGAGGACTTCGAGAAGCGCTGGAACTCCATGAAGCCCAACGGCAGCGCCGGCGGCAGCCACCACGGCCCCGagctctcctccttcccactgctggagCAGTTCTCAGCTGACGGCTTCCCCTCAGACGGGGACGACATCCTCACCGTCATGGAGACCAGCCACGGCCTCAACTTCGAGTACAAGTGGGAGCACACCAAGACCGAGCACTTCCAGGCCCCCCTGGGGTCCCTGAGCCCCACCAGCGCCGCCCGCTACCACGACCTCTACTACCCTGCCACGACGGCGGGGCTCAGCCTGGGGGTCTCCCCCTCCTGCTACGAGTGCAAGGCAgggggctgccctggggtgCCGGCGCCTGGCGTGGTGCCCATCCTGGGTGCCCACAGCCCCTCGCTGGGCAGCGAGTACTACATCCGCATCGAGGGCCCCGGGGAGGGCAGCACCGAGCTGGACTATGCCATGTGCACCTACAGCCCGGCGGGCGAGCGGGGGCCCCTGCGCCCCCCGTCCTGCTGGAGAGCCCAGGGCGGCCGGAGCAGCGGCGCCTATGACTCCGACGGCAGCCCCACCGTGTCCCTCAGCATGGAGCCGCTGCTGGGCCACGCGCCGGCGGGAGAGGCCTCCTGGGAGTGCGCCGAGTACTACCCCTACCCCTGCCCCGGGCAGGAGCCGCGGGGCTACAAACCGTCCCCCAGCCACGGGGCTGAGGGGTacctgctggaggaggagcccccccagccaggcagccagGACTGGCCCGTCCCCAGCTTCCAGCCCAGCATGTTCACTGACCCGCTGGGCGTCTCGCCGCCAGGGAACTGCACCTACAGCCCTGGGGGGTACGGGGTGACACAGGGGCAGAGCGGGGCCCCGCCGGACTGTGTGGCGCTGGAGCTGGGCGAGGACAGCCCCCCGAGTGCCCCCCACCCGCCAGGTGCCAGCCCCCCGCCTCAGCACCTTCCCTGGGCCTCCAACAGCTCCTCCAACAACATCGGCAGCGGCAGCCCCCGTGAGCCCCCGGCCGGCGACAGCTGGTGCTACCGCCGCATGATCACCTTCCGCGGGCTCATGGCCAAGCCGCTGGGCACGGTGCCACGCGGCCAGCCCCAGCTCGGGGGGTCCCCGCCGGGACACGACTTCCTCCGCCCGCGGCAGGATCAGCCCCCCGCCATGGCCGGCGGCTCCTCCTCCCCGTGCCGCTCGCCCTCCCCGCGGCTCCAGGCCTGGCACGGCCGTGACTCATCACCCTGCGGCCGCGCACAGGCAGTCACGCTGGCGGGCAGCCCCACCACGCCGTGgggccccgccgcggccccgaCACCTGCGCCAGGGGCCCCTTGCGATGCCCACCTGGACGAGAGCACGGTGGggggcagccctgcctgcagcccacTGCCCCACCCCACAGTGGGGCCGGGGGAGGCCACCCCCATGGCTGGCACCACCACCCCAAACCCTGGCCTGCCCGTTGAACCTGGCACAGACAGCACCCAGCCCACGCCAGAGCCCGCCGAGGTGCCCGCACCGATGCCCACGGAGGCCATGGCTGAGAGCGGCGCCTGTGCCACCAGCGATGCCGACCGGACACCGGACAAGACCTTCTCCAGCGGCAGCTTCCCCAGCGTGGATGAAGGCAGCGACgaggacacagcagagctgaccTCTGGCGTCTTCACCGACTTCTCCGGGGACTACACAGAGCGGACGGAGGCGACCCCAGCACTCAGGTCCCTGCAGAAGCAGGTGGGGACACCGGACTCGCTGGAGTCACTGGACATCCCCTCCACGGCCAGTTCCTGCGAGGTGCTCAGCCCCGGTGCCTTTGTGCCCGCTGGCCAAGCCCGTGCCCTGGACAGTGGCTACGACACCGAGAACAACGAGTCCCCCGAGTTCGTCCTCAAGGAGCCCCACGAGCCCCGAGAGCCGGAGGCCTTCAGCCAGCTGGCAAAGCCGCCCCCGGGGCTGCCAGGAGGCGAGGGCGAGGGTCCGGCCCCTGAAACGCGGctgcccagtgccctgggggCTGAGCTGCACAGCCTGGCCGAGAAGAGCCCCTACCGTGACTCTGCCTACTTCTCCGACTGTGATGCCGAGGCTGAGCGCAGCCCCAAGGACGAGGGGGACAGTGATGGATCCCACACCCCGGAGGCAGAGGAGGGTCCCCGCTCCCCTGAGCAGGATGTGGGGCGAGGGGAGGACCCGCTGCACCCCCCGGGGGCACCTGGCAgccccccagcagtgcctggtgtCGCGGTGGTGGTGCCCATGCCGGTGGCAGGGGTTTTGAagggggactgggagggggcTGAGGACAGGAGCACACCGGCCGGCCCCACAGAGCAGGTGCCTGGCACGGAGCAGTGCCCCGCTGGCAcggggctggtgctgggcagcCCCCCACGCCCCGACACTGACGTCTGTCCCCCAGGCTCTGTGACCCCCAAGACTTTCCTCTTGACCCCCGTGCCAGTGAGCCCTGGGGAGCCACTGGCCATCGGAGGGGCCCACGTGCCTGAGGGTGTCCCTGGAGTTGGAGGAGCTCTGGCAGGGGATAAACAGACTGTGCCCCCTGCGCTGGGGCCTGGGGACCTGGGGCTGCCCCCGGAGGGGACGGGGGTGGGTGATGCACCGGGAGGTCCCAGCACgctgctgctgagggctgaGCCAGCCCCGGGCCTCTCCCCGCTCCCGTCGGCCCCGGAGCGCCGCGAGGAgccggaggaggaggatgaggacaCGGAGGACAGCGACGAGTCGGACGAGGAGCTGCGCTGCTACAACATCCAGGAGCAGAGCGAGGAGAGCGAGGAGGAGCCGGTGGCTGTGCCCATCGTGGTGGCCGAGAGCCAGAGTGGCCGGAACCTGCGCAGCCTCCTCAAGATGCCCAGCCTGCTCTCCGAGTCCTTCTGCGAGGACCTGGAGCGCAAGAAGAAGGCCGTCTCCTTCTACGACGACGTGACCATCTACCTCTTCGACCAG GAAAGCCCCACACGGGAgctggctgagcagggcttCCCAGAGCCCCCCCTGCCTTCGGGGCAGCCCCCTCTGCCTTCGGGGCAGCCCCCTGCCAGtggcagcccccccagccccacggaCAAGCTCGGAGCCTCGGATGACTCCTCAGATGGAAACGCCTCAGAAGAGA GCGGTGGCTTCGAGTGGGATGATGACTTCCCGCTGATGCCGGTGAAGCCGCCCCTGGTGGCCTCGCTGCCGGGGACACCAGCAGAGCCCCCTGCGGCCGtgcccgccctgcccgccctgGTGCCGGCGCAGAAACAGGTGCTGCCCATCCAGTTCTCCCGGTTCACGGTCTCACCTGCCCCGGTGTCCCGGTTCTCCATCACCCACGTCTCCGACTCGGACATGGACTCCATAGGAG GCAGCAGCGAGGACGGTGACCGGGAGTGA
- the AATK gene encoding serine/threonine-protein kinase LMTK1 isoform X1, whose protein sequence is MGRFPAAAAAMAAAFLSPSLAFSSHFDPDGTPLSELSWSSSLAVVAVSFSGLFTFIFLMLACLCCKKGDIGFKEFENAEGDDYVTELSAQGSPAPQHGPEVYVLPLTKVSLPMAKQPGRSVQLLKSADLGRQSLLYLKEIGHGWFGKVFLGEVNSGISSTQVVVKELKASASVQDQMQFLEEAQPYRALQHTNLLQCLAQCAEVTPYLLVMEFCPLGDLKGYLRSCRGAEAMTPDLLTLQRMACEVACGVLHLHRNNYIHSDLALRNCLLTADLTVKIGDYGLSHCKYKTLHTWQDDYFVTADQLWVPLRWIAPELIDEVHGNLLVVDQTKASNVWSLGVTIWELFELGSQPYDHYSDRQVLAYAIKEQQLKLPKPQLKLSLSERWYEVMQFCWLQPEQRPTAEEVHLLLSYLCAKGATEAEEDFEKRWNSMKPNGSAGGSHHGPELSSFPLLEQFSADGFPSDGDDILTVMETSHGLNFEYKWEHTKTEHFQAPLGSLSPTSAARYHDLYYPATTAGLSLGVSPSCYECKAGGCPGVPAPGVVPILGAHSPSLGSEYYIRIEGPGEGSTELDYAMCTYSPAGERGPLRPPSCWRAQGGRSSGAYDSDGSPTVSLSMEPLLGHAPAGEASWECAEYYPYPCPGQEPRGYKPSPSHGAEGYLLEEEPPQPGSQDWPVPSFQPSMFTDPLGVSPPGNCTYSPGGYGVTQGQSGAPPDCVALELGEDSPPSAPHPPGASPPPQHLPWASNSSSNNIGSGSPREPPAGDSWCYRRMITFRGLMAKPLGTVPRGQPQLGGSPPGHDFLRPRQDQPPAMAGGSSSPCRSPSPRLQAWHGRDSSPCGRAQAVTLAGSPTTPWGPAAAPTPAPGAPCDAHLDESTVGGSPACSPLPHPTVGPGEATPMAGTTTPNPGLPVEPGTDSTQPTPEPAEVPAPMPTEAMAESGACATSDADRTPDKTFSSGSFPSVDEGSDEDTAELTSGVFTDFSGDYTERTEATPALRSLQKQVGTPDSLESLDIPSTASSCEVLSPGAFVPAGQARALDSGYDTENNESPEFVLKEPHEPREPEAFSQLAKPPPGLPGGEGEGPAPETRLPSALGAELHSLAEKSPYRDSAYFSDCDAEAERSPKDEGDSDGSHTPEAEEGPRSPEQDVGRGEDPLHPPGAPGSPPAVPGVAVVVPMPVAGVLKGDWEGAEDRSTPAGPTEQVPGTEQCPAGTGLVLGSPPRPDTDVCPPGSVTPKTFLLTPVPVSPGEPLAIGGAHVPEGVPGVGGALAGDKQTVPPALGPGDLGLPPEGTGVGDAPGGPSTLLLRAEPAPGLSPLPSAPERREEPEEEDEDTEDSDESDEELRCYNIQEQSEESEEEPVAVPIVVAESQSGRNLRSLLKMPSLLSESFCEDLERKKKAVSFYDDVTIYLFDQESPTRELAEQGFPEPPLPSGQPPLPSGQPPASGSPPSPTDKLGASDDSSDGNASEESGGFEWDDDFPLMPVKPPLVASLPGTPAEPPAAVPALPALVPAQKQVLPIQFSRFTVSPAPVSRFSITHVSDSDMDSIGGSSEDGDRE, encoded by the exons aTGGGCCGcttccccgccgccgccgctgccaTGGCGGCCGCCTTCCTGAGCCCCAGCCTCGCCTTCAGCTCCCACTTCGACCCCG ACGGCACCCCCCTTAGTGAGCTCTCCTGGTCCTCCTCGCTGGCCGTCGTGGCTGTTTCCTTCTCGGGGCTCTTCACCTTCATCTTCCTCATGTTGGCCTGTCTGTGCTGCAAGAAGGGGGACATCGGCTTCAAG GAGTTTGAGAACGCCGAGGGGGATGACTACGTGACGGAGCTGTCGGCCCAGGGCTCGCCTGCCCCCCAGCATGGCCCCGAGGTCTATGTGCTGCCCCTCaccaaggtgtccctgcccatggccaaGCAGCCAGGGCGCTCAG TGCAGCTCCTCAAGTCGGCAGACCTGGGGCGGCAGAGCCTCCTGTACCTGAAGGAGATCGGGCATGGCTGGTTTGGCAAG GTGTTCCTGGGGGAAGTGAACTCGGGCATCAGCAGCACCCAGGTGGTGGTGAAGGAGCTGAAGGCGAGTGCCAGCGTGCAGGACCAGATGCAGTTCCTGGAGGAAGCACAGCCCTACAG AGCCCTCCAGCACACCAacctgctgcagtgcctggccCAGTGTGCCGAGGTCACGCCGTACCTGCTGGTGATGGAGTTCTGCCCGCTG GGTGACCTGAAGGGGTACCTGCGGAGCTGCCGGGGGGCCGAGGCCATGACCCCGGACCTGCTGACCCTGCAGAGGATGGCGTGTGAGGTGGCCTGCGGCGTCCTGCACCTGCACAGGAACAACTACATCCACAG CGACCTGGCCCTGCGGAACTGCCTCCTCACCGCCGACCTCACCGTCAAGATCGGGGACTACGGGCTCTCGCACTGCAAGTACAAA ACCCTGCACACTTGGCAGGATGATTACTTCGTGACGGCCGACCAGCTGTGGGTGCCGCTGCGCTGGATCGCGCCCGAGCTCATCGACGAGGTCCACGGCAACCTGCTCGTGGTGGACCAGACCAAGGCCAGCAACGTCTG GTCGCTGGGCGTCACCATCTGGGAGCTGTTTGAGCTGGGCAGCCAACCCTACGACCACTACTCGGACCGGCAAGTGCTGGCCTATGCCAtcaaggagcagcagctgaagctgcCCAAGCCGCAGCTGAAGCTCTCGCTGTCAGAGCGCTG GTACGAGGTGATGCAGttctgctggctgcagcctgaGCAGCGCCCGACGGCGGAGGAGGTGCACCTGCTGCTGTCCTACCTGTGTGCCAAAGGGGCCACGGAGGCCGAGGAGGACTTCGAGAAGCGCTGGAACTCCATGAAGCCCAACGGCAGCGCCGGCGGCAGCCACCACGGCCCCGagctctcctccttcccactgctggagCAGTTCTCAGCTGACGGCTTCCCCTCAGACGGGGACGACATCCTCACCGTCATGGAGACCAGCCACGGCCTCAACTTCGAGTACAAGTGGGAGCACACCAAGACCGAGCACTTCCAGGCCCCCCTGGGGTCCCTGAGCCCCACCAGCGCCGCCCGCTACCACGACCTCTACTACCCTGCCACGACGGCGGGGCTCAGCCTGGGGGTCTCCCCCTCCTGCTACGAGTGCAAGGCAgggggctgccctggggtgCCGGCGCCTGGCGTGGTGCCCATCCTGGGTGCCCACAGCCCCTCGCTGGGCAGCGAGTACTACATCCGCATCGAGGGCCCCGGGGAGGGCAGCACCGAGCTGGACTATGCCATGTGCACCTACAGCCCGGCGGGCGAGCGGGGGCCCCTGCGCCCCCCGTCCTGCTGGAGAGCCCAGGGCGGCCGGAGCAGCGGCGCCTATGACTCCGACGGCAGCCCCACCGTGTCCCTCAGCATGGAGCCGCTGCTGGGCCACGCGCCGGCGGGAGAGGCCTCCTGGGAGTGCGCCGAGTACTACCCCTACCCCTGCCCCGGGCAGGAGCCGCGGGGCTACAAACCGTCCCCCAGCCACGGGGCTGAGGGGTacctgctggaggaggagcccccccagccaggcagccagGACTGGCCCGTCCCCAGCTTCCAGCCCAGCATGTTCACTGACCCGCTGGGCGTCTCGCCGCCAGGGAACTGCACCTACAGCCCTGGGGGGTACGGGGTGACACAGGGGCAGAGCGGGGCCCCGCCGGACTGTGTGGCGCTGGAGCTGGGCGAGGACAGCCCCCCGAGTGCCCCCCACCCGCCAGGTGCCAGCCCCCCGCCTCAGCACCTTCCCTGGGCCTCCAACAGCTCCTCCAACAACATCGGCAGCGGCAGCCCCCGTGAGCCCCCGGCCGGCGACAGCTGGTGCTACCGCCGCATGATCACCTTCCGCGGGCTCATGGCCAAGCCGCTGGGCACGGTGCCACGCGGCCAGCCCCAGCTCGGGGGGTCCCCGCCGGGACACGACTTCCTCCGCCCGCGGCAGGATCAGCCCCCCGCCATGGCCGGCGGCTCCTCCTCCCCGTGCCGCTCGCCCTCCCCGCGGCTCCAGGCCTGGCACGGCCGTGACTCATCACCCTGCGGCCGCGCACAGGCAGTCACGCTGGCGGGCAGCCCCACCACGCCGTGgggccccgccgcggccccgaCACCTGCGCCAGGGGCCCCTTGCGATGCCCACCTGGACGAGAGCACGGTGGggggcagccctgcctgcagcccacTGCCCCACCCCACAGTGGGGCCGGGGGAGGCCACCCCCATGGCTGGCACCACCACCCCAAACCCTGGCCTGCCCGTTGAACCTGGCACAGACAGCACCCAGCCCACGCCAGAGCCCGCCGAGGTGCCCGCACCGATGCCCACGGAGGCCATGGCTGAGAGCGGCGCCTGTGCCACCAGCGATGCCGACCGGACACCGGACAAGACCTTCTCCAGCGGCAGCTTCCCCAGCGTGGATGAAGGCAGCGACgaggacacagcagagctgaccTCTGGCGTCTTCACCGACTTCTCCGGGGACTACACAGAGCGGACGGAGGCGACCCCAGCACTCAGGTCCCTGCAGAAGCAGGTGGGGACACCGGACTCGCTGGAGTCACTGGACATCCCCTCCACGGCCAGTTCCTGCGAGGTGCTCAGCCCCGGTGCCTTTGTGCCCGCTGGCCAAGCCCGTGCCCTGGACAGTGGCTACGACACCGAGAACAACGAGTCCCCCGAGTTCGTCCTCAAGGAGCCCCACGAGCCCCGAGAGCCGGAGGCCTTCAGCCAGCTGGCAAAGCCGCCCCCGGGGCTGCCAGGAGGCGAGGGCGAGGGTCCGGCCCCTGAAACGCGGctgcccagtgccctgggggCTGAGCTGCACAGCCTGGCCGAGAAGAGCCCCTACCGTGACTCTGCCTACTTCTCCGACTGTGATGCCGAGGCTGAGCGCAGCCCCAAGGACGAGGGGGACAGTGATGGATCCCACACCCCGGAGGCAGAGGAGGGTCCCCGCTCCCCTGAGCAGGATGTGGGGCGAGGGGAGGACCCGCTGCACCCCCCGGGGGCACCTGGCAgccccccagcagtgcctggtgtCGCGGTGGTGGTGCCCATGCCGGTGGCAGGGGTTTTGAagggggactgggagggggcTGAGGACAGGAGCACACCGGCCGGCCCCACAGAGCAGGTGCCTGGCACGGAGCAGTGCCCCGCTGGCAcggggctggtgctgggcagcCCCCCACGCCCCGACACTGACGTCTGTCCCCCAGGCTCTGTGACCCCCAAGACTTTCCTCTTGACCCCCGTGCCAGTGAGCCCTGGGGAGCCACTGGCCATCGGAGGGGCCCACGTGCCTGAGGGTGTCCCTGGAGTTGGAGGAGCTCTGGCAGGGGATAAACAGACTGTGCCCCCTGCGCTGGGGCCTGGGGACCTGGGGCTGCCCCCGGAGGGGACGGGGGTGGGTGATGCACCGGGAGGTCCCAGCACgctgctgctgagggctgaGCCAGCCCCGGGCCTCTCCCCGCTCCCGTCGGCCCCGGAGCGCCGCGAGGAgccggaggaggaggatgaggacaCGGAGGACAGCGACGAGTCGGACGAGGAGCTGCGCTGCTACAACATCCAGGAGCAGAGCGAGGAGAGCGAGGAGGAGCCGGTGGCTGTGCCCATCGTGGTGGCCGAGAGCCAGAGTGGCCGGAACCTGCGCAGCCTCCTCAAGATGCCCAGCCTGCTCTCCGAGTCCTTCTGCGAGGACCTGGAGCGCAAGAAGAAGGCCGTCTCCTTCTACGACGACGTGACCATCTACCTCTTCGACCAG GAAAGCCCCACACGGGAgctggctgagcagggcttCCCAGAGCCCCCCCTGCCTTCGGGGCAGCCCCCTCTGCCTTCGGGGCAGCCCCCTGCCAGtggcagcccccccagccccacggaCAAGCTCGGAGCCTCGGATGACTCCTCAGATGGAAACGCCTCAGAAGAGA GCGGTGGCTTCGAGTGGGATGATGACTTCCCGCTGATGCCGGTGAAGCCGCCCCTGGTGGCCTCGCTGCCGGGGACACCAGCAGAGCCCCCTGCGGCCGtgcccgccctgcccgccctgGTGCCGGCGCAGAAACAGGTGCTGCCCATCCAGTTCTCCCGGTTCACGGTCTCACCTGCCCCGGTGTCCCGGTTCTCCATCACCCACGTCTCCGACTCGGACATGGACTCCATAGGAG GCAGCAGCGAGGACGGTGACCGGGAGTGA